The uncultured Fibrobacter sp. genome has a window encoding:
- a CDS encoding type II secretion system protein: MFGNLVNKKALSKKAGFTIIELMVVIIIVNLLSGIAVPKCTELIEKAKERVDMLKLYYLRDAIERALYENDVHNISEGAKCGNATSNKSKLDEYLSSKKGVSLFVIERHDSFTANYQGIHDKAKENNMCGLVYDGGFWNTALKESGFEAVAAIVSDRANNNSFNRSSKLYTTKNVKTVNNKTWTRTYPTKPLFQSKAMTSDYGAKGENQSRITMRARWRNCDPSSHSIDVFFMNESTHKPLQGVFTTFATMANYDAKGCK, translated from the coding sequence ATGTTTGGTAATTTGGTAAATAAAAAAGCTTTGAGCAAAAAGGCGGGTTTCACCATTATCGAGTTAATGGTGGTGATTATTATTGTGAACCTACTTTCGGGGATCGCAGTTCCCAAATGCACCGAGCTTATTGAAAAAGCAAAAGAACGCGTCGACATGCTTAAACTTTACTACTTGCGCGATGCAATAGAAAGAGCATTGTACGAAAACGATGTTCATAACATCTCTGAAGGAGCAAAATGCGGAAACGCGACATCAAACAAATCTAAGTTGGACGAATATCTTTCTAGCAAAAAAGGCGTTTCTCTATTTGTGATTGAAAGACATGATTCTTTTACTGCAAATTATCAAGGAATACACGACAAAGCAAAAGAAAACAATATGTGCGGCCTTGTCTATGACGGCGGATTCTGGAATACAGCCCTTAAGGAATCCGGCTTTGAAGCCGTAGCGGCAATCGTTTCTGACCGAGCCAACAATAACAGTTTTAATAGAAGCTCAAAGCTCTATACCACTAAAAACGTCAAAACTGTCAATAACAAAACATGGACACGAACCTACCCCACCAAACCACTCTTCCAGAGCAAAGCCATGACTTCTGATTACGGTGCAAAGGGCGAAAATCAGTCTCGAATTACCATGCGCGCAAGATGGAGGAACTGCGACCCTAGCAGCCATTCTATAGACGTTTTCTTTATGAACGAGTCAACCCATAAACCGCTACAAGGAGTTTTCACGACATTTGCAACAATGGCCAACTACGATGCCAAAGGGTGCAAATAA